A section of the Hirschia baltica ATCC 49814 genome encodes:
- a CDS encoding peptidase M3 → MAPDWLKMNRDKLGGWGNSLYHSPADKKLLKDKKRLQAMVKVMVSDRLADKPHLYSEMEQANALMRKIRLFLHMYLSLTTDLRSDMEVEALSILNDLNTERTQLQALSIWSVSNSTDAPAKWKSSQRRQGVSVMPWRAAVSYSEQAQFAFDHHWVSQYRYDKSIHDMARRYGGLAQLGAGLRNRDREIRIAAADQMGEWLKEVGSKGEDLFRAHARLAKKKRFNFAAIDASEKTLEIARRVALERAPQLTEKYLKSKAVQSKASGELIFWHDRYAGIDDSRETKAWRDTKQDVLRNLSSLGEEVNKAARRLVESNNLIQPRGRGGGFTTPVLYGRKGKVEAGPFVYAPFDGSAESERTLAHELGHAVHAYLSAPSGAMQSDAGWAVAETIALLFEHVNLSDDNNGISDQDFAMLVHQPAIAMFERELGIATQDMSADAVWIHALRAHYGPDISLKGYAPFWRRHSSSLSAPGYPMAYLLGWALAGYAAKRIESASDKMQRPMLRILKAGGNIGYDEAASLLGIRNISELIHGAFDRALDRLGSQSAYALPSIETDPDFNMEKLESRGR, encoded by the coding sequence ATGGCGCCAGATTGGCTCAAAATGAACCGAGATAAGCTGGGAGGATGGGGAAATAGCCTTTACCATAGTCCAGCTGACAAGAAATTGCTCAAAGACAAAAAACGTTTGCAAGCAATGGTCAAGGTTATGGTGAGCGATCGTTTGGCCGATAAACCTCATTTGTATAGTGAGATGGAACAAGCTAACGCGTTGATGCGAAAGATCCGGCTCTTCTTGCATATGTATTTGTCGTTAACGACAGATTTGCGAAGTGATATGGAAGTTGAAGCGTTATCTATACTTAACGATTTAAATACAGAACGTACGCAATTGCAGGCATTATCCATATGGTCTGTCTCAAATTCCACAGACGCCCCCGCCAAATGGAAGTCGTCTCAACGTAGGCAAGGCGTGTCCGTTATGCCTTGGCGTGCGGCTGTGAGTTATTCCGAGCAGGCACAATTTGCTTTTGATCATCATTGGGTATCTCAATATCGTTATGATAAATCCATTCACGATATGGCGCGCCGTTATGGTGGGCTTGCACAATTAGGGGCAGGTTTGCGCAATCGCGACAGGGAGATTCGCATTGCTGCGGCAGACCAAATGGGCGAATGGCTAAAAGAGGTTGGCTCGAAGGGGGAAGACTTATTTCGCGCACACGCTCGTCTTGCTAAGAAGAAGAGATTTAATTTTGCTGCAATAGATGCATCTGAAAAAACGCTAGAAATAGCGCGTCGCGTCGCGCTGGAGCGGGCACCTCAGCTTACGGAAAAATACCTAAAATCAAAAGCGGTTCAATCAAAAGCGAGTGGCGAATTGATCTTCTGGCATGATCGCTATGCGGGTATTGATGACAGTCGGGAAACCAAAGCGTGGCGTGATACAAAACAAGATGTATTACGAAATTTATCAAGCTTGGGCGAAGAGGTGAATAAAGCCGCGCGCAGATTGGTGGAGTCCAATAATTTGATTCAGCCGCGTGGAAGAGGCGGCGGTTTTACAACGCCTGTTCTATATGGCCGGAAAGGAAAGGTCGAGGCTGGCCCTTTTGTGTATGCGCCTTTTGATGGGTCTGCGGAAAGTGAACGTACTTTAGCGCATGAGCTTGGCCATGCTGTGCATGCTTATTTATCTGCTCCCTCAGGGGCGATGCAAAGTGACGCGGGGTGGGCGGTAGCAGAAACCATTGCACTTCTATTTGAGCATGTGAATCTGAGTGATGATAATAATGGTATATCTGACCAAGATTTTGCGATGTTGGTTCATCAGCCTGCAATTGCGATGTTTGAGCGTGAATTGGGGATTGCAACACAGGATATGTCGGCCGATGCGGTTTGGATTCATGCATTGAGAGCCCATTACGGTCCTGATATTTCTTTGAAAGGCTATGCGCCATTTTGGAGGCGGCATTCTTCCAGTTTATCTGCGCCGGGATACCCAATGGCATATTTGCTAGGCTGGGCATTGGCTGGATATGCTGCCAAGAGAATTGAGAGCGCTTCTGATAAAATGCAGCGGCCAATGCTGCGTATTTTAAAAGCAGGTGGAAATATCGGTTATGATGAGGCGGCGTCGCTTTTGGGTATTCGCAATATAAGTGAATTGATACACGGTGCTTTTGATCGCGCTTTGGATAGATTGGGCTCACAGTCTGCGTACGCCTTACCAAGCATTGAAACTGATCCTGATTTTAACATGGAAAAATTAGAGAGTCGGGGGCGCTGA
- a CDS encoding sigma-54-dependent transcriptional regulator, whose amino-acid sequence MAKTVLIVDDDPTQRRLMQAAVERQGFRARLVESGDLALEEASDAKNGISVVLLDLIMPGLSGMETLERLLERRPDLPVIVLTASGGIDTVVQAMRAGAVDFFVKPASPERIVVSLRNALKVSDLRGEVKRLSKKSEGTLGFDDMIAGAPLMRQVVRLGQRAAKSNIPILITGESGVGKEVASQCIQSASERAGKPFITVNCGAIPENLVESILFGHEKGAFTGAHEKKLGKFAEADGGTLFLDEVGELPLDMQVKLLRVLQEGEVDAVGSRKPTKVDVRIISATNRDLAQAVSEGRFREDLYYRLNVFPIEMPSLRDRKEDLPALVDHFIRRFNAQEGMSITGASLETMGMIAAHDWPGNVRQLENSIFRAMILSEGDELQPVDFPHISGLTPNYEILKTPNNGASISDAATTATQLNSPLGGPVSIVDDNGELRPLESVERDLIQYAIDLYSGHMSQVARRLGIGRSTLYRKVREYDLRVRDDEEEDLNVG is encoded by the coding sequence ATGGCGAAAACTGTTCTTATTGTTGATGATGATCCTACCCAACGCCGATTAATGCAAGCGGCTGTTGAACGCCAAGGATTTCGAGCGCGTCTGGTCGAAAGTGGAGACCTTGCACTAGAAGAAGCATCAGATGCTAAAAATGGTATTTCTGTTGTTTTGCTTGATCTAATTATGCCCGGTCTTTCCGGTATGGAAACACTTGAGCGTCTTTTAGAGCGTCGCCCAGACCTACCCGTTATCGTGCTCACTGCATCTGGCGGTATTGATACAGTTGTTCAAGCTATGCGCGCAGGAGCGGTCGATTTCTTCGTCAAACCCGCTTCTCCAGAACGTATTGTCGTTTCGCTTCGCAACGCTTTAAAGGTCTCGGACCTTCGCGGTGAAGTCAAACGTCTCTCCAAGAAATCTGAAGGCACTTTAGGCTTTGACGACATGATCGCAGGTGCACCGCTAATGCGCCAAGTCGTTCGTTTGGGACAACGTGCAGCCAAATCGAACATCCCTATCCTCATCACTGGGGAAAGCGGTGTTGGTAAAGAAGTTGCGTCTCAATGCATCCAAAGTGCATCTGAACGCGCAGGCAAACCATTTATCACCGTGAACTGTGGAGCCATCCCAGAAAACCTTGTTGAATCCATCCTTTTTGGTCACGAAAAAGGAGCATTCACGGGTGCACATGAGAAAAAACTAGGTAAATTCGCCGAAGCAGATGGCGGCACACTCTTTCTAGATGAAGTGGGTGAACTTCCCCTTGATATGCAGGTCAAACTCCTTCGCGTATTGCAAGAAGGTGAAGTCGACGCCGTTGGTTCACGCAAACCAACCAAAGTGGACGTTCGGATTATCTCAGCGACCAATAGAGATCTCGCGCAAGCTGTCTCAGAAGGCCGCTTCCGTGAAGATCTGTATTACCGCTTGAATGTATTCCCAATCGAAATGCCGTCTCTGCGCGATCGCAAAGAAGACCTACCGGCATTGGTTGATCACTTTATTCGCCGCTTCAACGCACAAGAAGGCATGTCAATTACAGGTGCGTCCTTGGAAACAATGGGCATGATTGCAGCGCATGACTGGCCTGGAAACGTACGCCAGCTGGAAAACTCAATCTTCCGCGCAATGATATTGTCAGAAGGCGACGAATTACAGCCTGTTGATTTCCCTCATATTTCTGGCCTTACACCAAATTACGAGATATTAAAAACACCAAATAATGGTGCAAGCATATCGGATGCAGCCACAACAGCGACACAGCTCAACAGCCCACTTGGCGGTCCTGTCTCCATTGTCGATGACAATGGTGAATTACGCCCCCTAGAAAGTGTTGAACGCGACCTAATCCAATACGCAATTGATCTATATTCAGGGCACATGTCACAAGTGGCTAGACGCCTTGGGATTGGTCGCTCAACCTTGTATCGCAAAGTGCGCGAATATGATCTGCGCGTACGCGATGATGAGGAAGAAGATCTAAACGTCGGCTAA
- a CDS encoding ABC transporter ATP-binding protein, with protein MNAPNINAQSPLELRATSKFFKGKAAVKDMSFSAPKGQILGFLGPNGAGKSTSLRIALGVLSPDSGEALLFGEKPNLKNLRRVGFLPEERGLYRKMTTRAIISYYGRLKGLDRKTSLSRADEMLQRFGLGDHLKTKISDLSKGMAQKVQILSTLVHKPDLIILDEPFSGLDPVNQQDLELLIREEHARGATIIFSTHVMEHAERLCDRLVIIGKGQKRFDGTIDEAMSLIPETADISTEGNFDLHAALEKSGFTSSYDKEDETGKHWRIDLSHGERAQDVLRAAINAGAPITSFTPHRAKLRDVFVSLVGEDESPAETEENH; from the coding sequence ATGAACGCCCCAAATATAAACGCCCAGTCACCACTTGAACTTCGCGCAACAAGCAAGTTTTTCAAGGGAAAAGCTGCGGTAAAAGATATGTCCTTCAGCGCTCCCAAAGGGCAAATATTGGGGTTTCTTGGCCCAAATGGAGCCGGCAAGTCCACAAGCCTGCGTATCGCTCTTGGCGTTCTCTCTCCAGATAGCGGAGAGGCATTGCTTTTTGGTGAAAAACCCAATCTGAAAAATCTTAGACGCGTTGGCTTTTTACCTGAAGAACGCGGCCTATACCGGAAAATGACAACACGTGCGATCATTTCCTATTATGGACGCTTAAAAGGGCTAGATCGCAAAACCTCCCTTTCCCGTGCAGACGAAATGCTACAACGTTTTGGCCTTGGCGATCACCTAAAGACAAAAATATCCGACCTTTCCAAAGGTATGGCCCAAAAAGTCCAAATCCTATCCACACTTGTGCACAAACCCGACTTGATTATTCTTGATGAACCTTTTTCTGGGCTTGATCCCGTCAATCAACAAGACCTTGAATTACTCATCCGTGAAGAGCATGCACGCGGTGCAACGATTATTTTTTCAACTCACGTCATGGAACACGCAGAGCGTCTTTGCGACCGCTTAGTCATTATCGGCAAAGGCCAAAAACGTTTTGACGGCACTATAGATGAAGCCATGAGCCTGATCCCTGAAACAGCCGATATCAGCACAGAAGGTAATTTTGACCTTCATGCTGCGTTGGAAAAATCAGGCTTCACTTCTTCATATGATAAGGAAGATGAGACCGGAAAACACTGGCGCATAGACCTTTCACACGGTGAACGCGCTCAAGACGTGTTACGCGCAGCGATCAATGCAGGTGCACCTATCACCTCATTCACACCGCACCGCGCCAAATTACGCGACGTTTTCGTCTCCCTTGTTGGTGAAGATGAAAGCCCTGCCGAGACTGAGGAAAACCACTAA
- a CDS encoding ABC transporter permease gives MIRSIWLVARREYLGYVSALGFWLGLILTPLGLAVGVLVPGMIMKAQPARYYAVVDTQDSLQEALDWQFESWQSSDTKMMLRQSLSTTSPAEKRRIINVFEKAYAEGSSPQEALDKADAPLHLKASPINFHPIKLPNKSVEEVEKILTSGQTFNGPVGRHTLFAAIIVNRDQIGNIASVDYISPDIVNSELKQAVTGALKYLARLELFKSVGVTPTEIRNADADIPSLFVRKPGSLEPNENQSSEVTLTDRAPFVAATSIAIALWLLIFSVVNFLLTGTIEERSNKIFDSLLTSVSVTDLLSGKLLGVLMLSATLLCAWMLMATWAALYADQAISPAAWEFAQAALDPALILPALAGFLAGYLLYGAVFLALGAMCDTIQEAQALATPLILLLTTPLFIIIMALQNPASGFVFIMSWVPPLTPFLMILRAPLEPPLIEVLGHLALMLVSTSIALWCSIRVYRAGAVNGFGVKEIVSFFKKKTMGKSKL, from the coding sequence ATGATCCGCTCAATCTGGCTTGTCGCAAGACGCGAATATCTTGGCTATGTCTCTGCATTGGGATTCTGGCTTGGCCTTATTCTGACACCACTTGGTCTGGCAGTGGGTGTGCTTGTGCCCGGCATGATCATGAAAGCTCAACCCGCACGCTATTATGCCGTGGTCGACACCCAAGATAGCCTGCAAGAAGCATTGGATTGGCAGTTTGAAAGCTGGCAAAGCAGCGATACTAAAATGATGCTCCGCCAATCCCTATCCACGACATCTCCAGCGGAAAAACGCAGAATAATCAACGTCTTTGAAAAAGCTTATGCGGAAGGCTCTTCTCCCCAAGAAGCATTAGACAAGGCCGACGCGCCCCTGCATTTAAAAGCCTCCCCGATTAATTTTCATCCTATCAAACTACCTAATAAATCAGTTGAAGAGGTGGAAAAAATTCTGACATCAGGTCAGACATTTAACGGCCCTGTTGGAAGACACACATTGTTTGCCGCCATCATCGTCAATCGCGACCAAATCGGCAATATTGCCAGTGTTGATTACATCTCACCAGATATTGTAAATTCAGAATTAAAACAAGCCGTTACAGGCGCACTCAAATACCTAGCTAGACTAGAATTGTTTAAAAGCGTTGGCGTCACGCCCACTGAAATTAGAAATGCAGACGCAGATATCCCCTCTCTATTCGTGCGCAAACCGGGCTCACTTGAACCCAATGAGAACCAAAGCAGCGAAGTCACACTCACCGATCGCGCGCCCTTTGTCGCGGCGACCAGCATAGCAATTGCGTTATGGCTTTTGATATTTTCGGTGGTGAATTTTCTACTGACCGGCACGATAGAAGAGCGCTCGAACAAAATTTTCGATAGCCTACTTACAAGCGTCAGCGTCACAGACTTACTCTCGGGCAAATTATTAGGCGTGCTTATGTTATCCGCCACTCTTCTATGTGCGTGGATGTTAATGGCGACATGGGCAGCCCTATACGCAGATCAAGCCATCAGCCCAGCCGCGTGGGAATTTGCGCAAGCTGCACTAGACCCAGCACTCATATTGCCCGCTTTAGCAGGCTTTCTAGCTGGATACCTTCTGTATGGCGCAGTCTTTCTTGCCCTCGGCGCAATGTGCGACACTATCCAAGAGGCTCAAGCGCTTGCAACACCGCTTATTCTGTTGCTGACAACGCCCTTATTCATCATCATTATGGCTTTGCAAAATCCCGCTTCAGGCTTTGTCTTCATTATGAGCTGGGTGCCGCCCCTCACGCCATTTTTGATGATATTACGCGCCCCATTAGAGCCACCTCTTATAGAAGTCCTAGGTCATCTCGCATTAATGCTAGTATCCACTTCCATTGCTTTATGGTGCTCAATTCGGGTTTATCGCGCCGGTGCAGTTAATGGATTCGGTGTGAAAGAGATTGTTAGCTTCTTTAAAAAGAAAACCATGGGTAAATCAAAGTTATAA
- a CDS encoding cysteine hydrolase family protein codes for MYIDKNAAFVVLDVQKAIDLPVWGVRNNPDAEAKMSHLLRAWRQTSRPVFHVRHDSNEVGSGYRPDSPTHAFKEDVLPLAGETIIGKNTHSAFVGTGFDVMLRSQGIEQVFLCGVKTNNSIETSVRHGANLGLNILLIEDACFTHNQTDWNGVERSAEEVHAMSLANLAGEYCQIVSAQLVLDSLL; via the coding sequence ATGTATATTGATAAAAATGCTGCTTTTGTTGTGCTGGATGTTCAAAAAGCAATAGATTTACCTGTTTGGGGTGTCCGCAATAATCCTGATGCAGAAGCGAAAATGAGCCATTTGCTTCGTGCATGGAGGCAAACATCTCGTCCAGTTTTCCACGTTCGTCATGATTCAAATGAAGTTGGGTCTGGATACCGGCCTGATAGCCCGACACATGCTTTTAAAGAAGATGTTTTGCCCTTAGCTGGCGAAACCATTATCGGCAAAAATACACATAGTGCGTTTGTAGGCACTGGTTTTGATGTGATGCTACGATCGCAAGGTATTGAACAAGTGTTTCTGTGCGGCGTCAAAACCAATAATTCAATTGAAACAAGTGTGCGCCATGGCGCGAACCTTGGCTTGAATATTTTACTTATCGAAGATGCCTGCTTTACGCACAATCAAACTGATTGGAATGGCGTGGAGAGGAGCGCCGAAGAGGTGCACGCGATGTCGCTTGCAAATCTAGCGGGTGAATATTGCCAGATTGTGAGCGCTCAATTGGTGTTGGACAGTCTTTTATAA
- the rpsU gene encoding 30S ribosomal protein S21 → MVQIVVRDNNVDQALKALKKKMQREGLFREMKRRNHFEKPSEKKAREKAEAVRRARKLARKRAQREGLLKAR, encoded by the coding sequence ATCGTTCAGATCGTAGTCCGCGACAACAATGTCGATCAGGCATTGAAAGCGCTAAAAAAGAAAATGCAACGCGAAGGCCTTTTTCGTGAGATGAAGCGCCGCAACCACTTTGAAAAGCCTTCTGAGAAGAAAGCACGTGAAAAAGCTGAAGCCGTTCGTCGCGCTCGTAAGCTTGCACGTAAACGCGCACAGCGCGAAGGTCTTCTTAAAGCTAGATAA
- a CDS encoding COQ9 family protein — protein sequence MNAKKSNESDQIPPSKRNLEALLNAVIEDAAFDGWNDETLKSAAKKLQLSQGEIILAAPEGITTLLKAWADRADLHTANILKSTDLSKLKIRERIALGVRTRIEFLKDNKESARRASHAIAAPWRAGLGPKLVWNAADTIWAALNDKSTDANWYSKRMVLSGVIATTLSNWLALEEDENDNAWDYLDDRIENVMQFEKAKAKVKQVTDKFPNPLELLNHLPKTGPLGK from the coding sequence ATGAATGCCAAAAAATCCAATGAATCTGATCAAATCCCGCCTTCTAAGCGGAATCTGGAAGCATTACTCAATGCTGTAATTGAAGATGCCGCTTTTGATGGATGGAATGACGAGACACTTAAAAGCGCCGCTAAGAAGCTCCAACTCAGTCAAGGTGAGATCATTCTTGCTGCCCCAGAAGGCATTACAACCCTTTTAAAGGCATGGGCAGACCGGGCAGATCTTCACACAGCAAATATTCTCAAATCCACAGACCTTTCCAAACTTAAAATAAGAGAGCGCATTGCACTTGGTGTTCGCACCCGCATCGAATTTTTGAAGGATAACAAAGAATCTGCCCGTCGTGCATCTCACGCAATTGCTGCGCCTTGGCGTGCAGGTTTAGGCCCTAAATTAGTTTGGAATGCCGCCGATACCATTTGGGCAGCACTCAATGATAAATCCACCGATGCAAACTGGTATTCAAAAAGAATGGTTTTATCTGGCGTCATTGCCACAACGCTTTCAAACTGGCTTGCGCTGGAAGAAGACGAAAATGACAATGCATGGGACTATTTAGATGATCGCATTGAAAATGTAATGCAATTTGAAAAAGCCAAAGCCAAGGTCAAGCAAGTGACTGATAAATTTCCCAACCCTTTGGAATTGCTCAATCATCTCCCCAAAACTGGACCATTGGGCAAATAG
- a CDS encoding helix-turn-helix domain-containing protein: MRNAATIPDNSPSFTDADLAQRLKELRAEQNWSLDQLAEISGISRGTLFRLEKGEVSPTAHVLGKLCPAYGLTMSRLMAMVETQFSALIPRGEQKIWYDADYSFKRKSVSPPSTNLSGEVIECELIAGASISYDKPPRRGLEHHLIMQAGQLQVTVDNAKYSLKTGDCLRYQLTGSSHFKANSDATAQYILVII, encoded by the coding sequence ATGAGAAATGCAGCAACAATACCTGATAATTCGCCGAGTTTTACGGATGCAGACCTCGCCCAAAGGCTGAAAGAGCTACGCGCTGAGCAAAATTGGTCCCTTGATCAGCTCGCCGAAATCTCTGGAATCAGCAGAGGAACGCTTTTCCGCCTCGAAAAAGGAGAAGTTAGCCCCACAGCCCATGTTTTAGGAAAATTATGCCCCGCCTATGGCCTGACCATGTCGCGCCTAATGGCAATGGTTGAAACCCAGTTCAGCGCCCTCATTCCTCGCGGCGAACAAAAAATATGGTATGATGCCGATTACAGCTTCAAGCGAAAATCAGTCTCACCGCCCTCAACCAATTTATCTGGCGAAGTCATCGAATGTGAGCTCATTGCAGGTGCAAGCATCTCATATGATAAACCTCCTCGTCGGGGTCTTGAACATCATCTTATTATGCAAGCGGGCCAATTACAGGTCACAGTGGACAATGCCAAATATTCACTAAAAACGGGCGACTGCCTTCGCTACCAACTCACAGGCAGCTCACATTTTAAAGCCAATAGCGACGCAACAGCTCAATACATTCTCGTCATTATATAG
- a CDS encoding GNAT family N-acetyltransferase gives MKTPQIVELTSTDIDQYIDKLCTILHANVHDGASVNFIVPFSFDDAKNYWKNKIQSSIEKQERTLWAAFEGDNLAGSVQLDYSMPPNQNHRCEVSKLIVHPDFRRRGIARKLMAQIEDKARELKRQLITLDTVKGSKAEPLYLSLGFEIAGILPGFSRHPIENRFDATTYMYKNLAAKFDG, from the coding sequence ATGAAAACCCCTCAAATTGTCGAACTAACTTCGACAGATATTGATCAGTATATCGATAAACTTTGCACAATTTTACACGCCAATGTTCATGATGGAGCGAGTGTCAATTTCATTGTGCCATTCAGTTTCGATGATGCAAAAAACTATTGGAAAAACAAAATCCAATCATCCATTGAGAAACAAGAACGCACTTTATGGGCCGCATTCGAAGGGGATAATCTGGCCGGCAGTGTGCAACTAGATTATTCTATGCCGCCCAATCAAAACCACAGGTGCGAAGTCTCTAAACTGATTGTTCACCCAGATTTTCGTCGTCGGGGAATTGCCCGCAAACTCATGGCGCAAATTGAGGATAAAGCACGAGAACTTAAACGCCAACTGATTACTCTAGATACAGTCAAAGGCAGCAAAGCTGAACCATTATATCTATCTCTTGGATTTGAAATTGCAGGCATTTTACCCGGTTTCTCTAGACATCCAATTGAAAACCGTTTCGACGCCACAACTTATATGTATAAGAATTTAGCGGCCAAGTTTGACGGATAA
- a CDS encoding 5-(carboxyamino)imidazole ribonucleotide synthase — MNKIAPGGVVGILGGGQLGRMLSMAAARMGLDVIIFAPESDSCASRVSADVIVAEYDDEASLVQFAKRCDVITFEFENIPASTLDIIEKAGTQVFPKSNALGCSQDRLKEKEFLTSIGIPPAPFSRVEGPEDILPALKKLGGKGVLKGRSEGYDGKGQARVDESSDPEAAWDKIGKVPAVLEAFIAFEREISVLVARGQDGQIAIFDTPENDHAGGILKSSTLPANISDATRKAAKELGQKLAEQLEYVGIIALELFVMPDGSLLANEFAPRVHNTGHWTEEACLIGQFEQHMRAVCGWPLASPERFVDIRMDNLLGDRDIASWETLAQNGSAPRIYAKRGGGEGRKLGHSNKILS; from the coding sequence GTGAACAAAATAGCACCTGGCGGCGTTGTTGGAATTTTAGGCGGTGGCCAATTAGGGCGCATGTTGTCCATGGCGGCTGCACGCATGGGGCTGGATGTCATTATTTTTGCTCCAGAATCAGATAGTTGCGCATCTCGTGTCAGTGCTGATGTGATTGTTGCAGAATATGATGATGAAGCAAGTTTGGTGCAATTTGCGAAACGTTGTGATGTCATCACGTTTGAGTTTGAGAATATTCCAGCATCTACTTTGGACATTATAGAGAAGGCGGGAACACAGGTTTTTCCAAAGTCCAATGCGCTCGGATGTTCGCAGGACCGGTTGAAAGAAAAGGAATTTTTGACTTCGATTGGAATTCCACCAGCACCATTTTCCCGTGTCGAAGGCCCTGAAGATATTCTGCCGGCTTTGAAAAAGCTGGGAGGCAAAGGTGTGTTGAAGGGGCGTAGCGAAGGCTATGATGGTAAAGGGCAGGCACGTGTGGATGAAAGCTCTGACCCAGAAGCGGCGTGGGATAAGATTGGCAAAGTGCCAGCTGTTTTAGAGGCTTTTATCGCATTTGAGCGTGAAATTTCTGTGCTTGTGGCACGAGGGCAAGATGGTCAGATTGCTATTTTTGATACGCCTGAAAATGATCATGCTGGTGGTATTTTAAAATCCTCAACTTTGCCTGCAAATATATCAGACGCGACCCGGAAGGCAGCAAAAGAATTGGGTCAAAAACTCGCAGAACAACTTGAATATGTTGGAATAATTGCACTTGAACTGTTTGTGATGCCGGATGGAAGTTTGCTTGCAAATGAGTTTGCGCCGCGTGTTCACAATACGGGCCATTGGACAGAAGAAGCATGTTTGATTGGGCAGTTTGAGCAACACATGCGCGCAGTCTGTGGTTGGCCTTTGGCGTCACCTGAGCGCTTCGTTGATATACGCATGGATAACTTGCTTGGTGATCGTGATATTGCTAGCTGGGAAACATTAGCCCAAAATGGCTCTGCACCCCGTATTTATGCCAAACGCGGTGGCGGTGAGGGGCGTAAACTTGGGCACAGCAATAAAATTTTAAGCTAG
- the purE gene encoding 5-(carboxyamino)imidazole ribonucleotide mutase yields MTADKALSNSDQPLVGVVMGSRSDWPTMKLASDYLTRMGVPHETKIVSAHRTPERLIEYAKTAQDRGLKVIIAGAGGAAHLPGMLASMTIVPVLGVPVQSRALSGVDSLYSIVQMPKGIPVGTLAIGDAGAANAGLLAASIIAGHDAEVAAKLTAFREAQTEAVVETVED; encoded by the coding sequence ATGACCGCTGATAAAGCATTGTCAAATTCTGATCAGCCTTTGGTTGGTGTGGTTATGGGAAGTCGTTCCGATTGGCCGACTATGAAGCTTGCATCCGACTATTTGACGCGCATGGGTGTGCCGCATGAAACGAAGATAGTTTCAGCGCACCGTACGCCTGAGCGCTTGATTGAATACGCAAAAACAGCACAAGATCGTGGTTTGAAAGTTATTATTGCGGGGGCAGGCGGTGCTGCGCATCTGCCAGGTATGCTCGCATCGATGACGATTGTTCCAGTGTTGGGTGTTCCTGTCCAGTCACGTGCATTATCAGGTGTTGATAGTTTGTATTCTATTGTGCAAATGCCAAAAGGTATTCCGGTCGGTACATTGGCGATAGGTGATGCAGGGGCGGCAAATGCAGGCTTGTTAGCAGCAAGTATAATTGCTGGTCATGATGCTGAAGTCGCCGCGAAACTCACAGCTTTTAGAGAAGCGCAAACTGAAGCTGTTGTTGAGACAGTTGAAGATTAA
- a CDS encoding GGDEF domain-containing protein gives MKFLSIFSANRNADGKTRYIVENGDIGVEKASELFGISEAELTPTVRAAIAAMTGEISELRTKNKSLLKSLENAESMADHDALVPLFNRRAFVRELSRLIAFARRYGLDASVIYFDLDGFKSINDTHGHAAGDKILLAVAEVLIQQTRESDLLGRLGGDEFIAVLTSVKPSSAREKAAQLADEIRNISIQHEGKLLSIDASFGVTTLEHDETAEIQIARSDEAMYAAKLRRKAKATSEAG, from the coding sequence ATGAAATTTCTCTCAATCTTCTCTGCAAACCGTAATGCAGACGGAAAAACACGATATATCGTTGAAAATGGCGATATCGGAGTTGAAAAAGCATCTGAGCTTTTTGGAATTTCCGAGGCTGAACTGACGCCAACAGTACGCGCAGCTATTGCCGCAATGACCGGCGAAATTAGTGAGCTACGAACTAAAAACAAGTCACTTCTAAAATCACTCGAAAACGCGGAAAGCATGGCAGATCATGATGCCTTGGTCCCTCTTTTCAACCGTCGTGCATTCGTCCGCGAACTTTCAAGATTGATAGCCTTTGCAAGACGCTATGGTTTGGATGCCAGCGTCATTTACTTCGATTTAGATGGCTTTAAATCAATTAATGACACGCATGGACATGCCGCTGGAGATAAAATTCTACTCGCTGTTGCGGAAGTACTCATCCAGCAAACGCGTGAATCCGACCTGTTAGGTCGCCTAGGCGGAGACGAATTTATTGCAGTGCTTACGAGCGTAAAACCTAGCTCTGCACGTGAAAAAGCCGCGCAATTGGCTGACGAAATTAGAAACATCTCGATCCAACATGAAGGTAAACTTCTTAGTATTGATGCGTCATTCGGGGTCACAACATTGGAACATGATGAAACAGCTGAAATCCAAATCGCAAGATCTGATGAAGCAATGTATGCCGCAAAACTACGCCGAAAGGCAAAAGCGACCTCTGAAGCAGGCTAG